The following proteins are encoded in a genomic region of Zea mays cultivar B73 chromosome 9, Zm-B73-REFERENCE-NAM-5.0, whole genome shotgun sequence:
- the LOC100272800 gene encoding scarecrow-like 6, producing MTSALPHMSELPDGGAGGNGQDEAAAFASPAKRLRRSPALEPTSVLYNRSPSPPTSSSLVSSAAPEPPPISAEDWEAVLSGGDMAAPPAAARSQDASFLRWIMDADAQVDAFDPFLPCQETAVVEPFLQPQLPLPVADDLEPGATVDELLEAVRRADAGDSTGAREILARLNHRLPSPPGHPHPPILRAAAHLRDALLRVLVTSAPAPAAVSTTPLDVALKVAAHRALADASPTVQFANFTSTQALLDALGTARRVHVVDLDVGFGGRWAPLMQELALQWRRAPVSPLPPPCLKVTALVSPGSSAHPLELHLTHQGLTRFAADLGISFEFNAVAFDPLDPLPPTGLSVAPGDAVAVHLSVGSGVPSAATLRVVKQLRPAVVVCVDHGCHRGDLPLSHHALSVVRSSAAFLESLDAAGAPADAVARLEEYVVRPRVERLLLGDRMPPWRTMLDSAGFAPVQLSNAAEAQAECLVRRTPTPGFHVEKRQAALALRWQDSELVMVSAWRC from the coding sequence ATGACAAGCGCGCTGCCGCACATGTCTGAGCTCCCGGACGGCGGCGCCGGCGGAAATGGCCAAGACGAAGCCGCCGCCTTCGCCTCGCCGGCCAAGCGCCTCCGTAGGTCGCCGGCGCTCGAGCCCACCTCCGTGCTCTACAACCGCAGCCCGAGCCCGCCCACATCCTCCTCCCTGGTCTCCTCCGCCGCGCCCGAGCCGCCCCCCATCAGCGCCGAGGATTGGGAGGCCGTCCTCTCCGGCGGCGACATGGCCGCGCCACCAGCCGCCGCGCGGTCTCAAGACGCCTCTTTCCTCCGCTGGATCATGGACGCCGACGCCCAAGTCGACGCCTTCGATCCCTTCCTGCCTTGCCAAGAGACCGCCGTCGTCGAGCCCTTCTTGCAGCCGCAGCTCCCGCTCCCCGTGGCCGACGACCTCGAGCCAGGGGCGACGGTTGACGAGCTCCTCGAGGCGGTGCGCCGCGCCGACGCCGGGGACTCCACTGGCGCGCGCGAGATATTGGCGCGGCTCAATCACCGGCTCCCCTCACCGCCGGGGCACCCGCACCCTCCTATCCTCCGCGCCGCGGCTCACCTCCGGGACGCGCTCCTGCGCGTCCTCGTCACGTCCGCGCCCGCACCCGCCGCCGTCTCGACGACCCCGCTCGACGTCGCGCTCAAGGTAGCCGCGCACAGGGCCCTGGCGGACGCGTCACCGACCGTCCAGTTCGCCAACTTCACGTCCACGCAGGCGCTCCTCGACGCGCTCGGCACCGCGCGCCGCGTGCACGTCGTCGACTTGGACGTCGGCTTCGGCGGCCGGTGGGCGCCGCTCATGCAGGAGCTCGCGCTCCAGTGGCGCCGAGCACCCGTctcgccgctgccgccgccgtgcTTGAAGGTGACGGCCTTGGTCTCGCCAGGGTCATCAGCGCACCCCTTGGAGCTCCACCTCACGCACCAGGGCCTGACGCGCTTCGCCGCCGACCTCGGCATCTCGTTCGAGTTCAACGCCGTCGCGTTCGACCCCTTGGACCCGTTGCCCCCCACGGGGCTGTCCGTCGCGCCCGGCGATGCCGTCGCCGTTCACCTCTCCGTCGGCTCCGGGGTCCCGTCGGCAGCTACTCTCCGCGTCGTGAAGCAGCTCCGCCCTGCCGTCGTGGTGTGCGTCGACCACGGATGCCACCGCGGCGACCTGCCGCTGTCGCACCACGCGCTGAGCGTCGTGCGCTCCAGCGCGGCGTTCCTCGAGTCGCTGGACGCGGCCGGGGCGCCGGCGGACGCGGTGGCGAGGCTGGAGGAGTACGTCGTGCGTCCCAGGGTGGAGCGCCTGTTGCTAGGCGACAGGATGCCTCCATGGCGGACCATGCTTGACTCCGCCGGATTCGCGCCGGTGCAGCTCAGCAACGCCGCCGAGGCACAGGCCGAATGCCTCGTCAGGCGCACGCCCACGCCGGGCTTCCATGTGGAGAAGCGGCAGGCGGCGCTCGCGTTGCGGTGGCAGGACTCGGAGCTGGTGATGGTGTCGGCGTGGCGGTGCTGA